In the Paenibacillus sp. FSL H7-0357 genome, one interval contains:
- a CDS encoding aldose 1-epimerase has product MKQVTKGQWGGYDTYILHSCELELTLLPRLGNNIISLWDRKENREILRRPDESDISFYLQKPYHFGIPLLVPPGRIRKGQFQFEGTSYQFDQNTAGDNHIHGLHRTQSWCVSDIEEDEEGCAVTTEFNTGDDANWMRQFPVPLRFEMTFRLQDARVQQTLKVTHLGDTVIPFGIGYHTWFMIDSEPGRWKLNLPVESIYELNNELLPSGSLLPLGDLESLNQGMNLQGTNLDTVLRIGKEQPAEALLLRDDGYGLRYTADKDYFRHWVVYTKGPAEQFLCIEPYTWLPDAPNIPKNPSFTGLITLQPGQTLALSSMLEILYP; this is encoded by the coding sequence ATGAAACAGGTGACCAAAGGGCAGTGGGGCGGCTATGATACCTATATTTTGCATAGCTGCGAACTTGAACTCACGCTTTTGCCGCGACTGGGAAACAACATTATCTCCTTGTGGGACCGTAAGGAGAATCGGGAAATCCTGCGCCGGCCTGATGAAAGCGACATATCTTTTTATCTGCAGAAGCCTTACCATTTCGGTATTCCGCTCTTAGTTCCACCCGGACGAATCCGCAAGGGTCAATTTCAATTTGAGGGCACAAGCTACCAGTTTGATCAGAATACGGCCGGGGACAATCATATTCATGGACTGCACCGGACGCAGAGCTGGTGTGTCAGCGATATTGAAGAGGACGAAGAAGGCTGTGCGGTGACGACGGAATTCAATACCGGCGACGACGCTAACTGGATGAGGCAATTTCCTGTTCCTCTGAGATTCGAAATGACGTTCCGGCTTCAGGATGCCCGCGTTCAGCAAACGCTCAAGGTCACTCACTTAGGAGACACAGTCATTCCATTCGGGATTGGCTATCACACATGGTTCATGATTGACAGTGAACCCGGCCGCTGGAAACTGAATTTACCCGTAGAAAGCATTTATGAACTGAACAACGAGCTCCTGCCCAGCGGCAGCCTGCTGCCACTTGGTGATTTGGAATCCTTGAACCAAGGTATGAATCTTCAAGGTACTAATTTGGATACTGTGCTAAGGATCGGAAAAGAGCAGCCCGCAGAAGCCTTGCTGCTCCGCGATGACGGATATGGGCTTCGCTATACTGCAGACAAAGATTACTTCCGTCATTGGGTGGTATATACGAAAGGGCCTGCAGAGCAGTTTCTGTGCATCGAACCCTACACATGGCTGCCGGATGCTCCGAATATTCCAAAGAACCCTTCCTTTACAGGACTCATTACCTTGCAGCCCGGCCAGACACTTGCGCTTTCCAGCATGCTCGAAATACTCTATCCTTAA
- a CDS encoding alpha/beta-type small acid-soluble spore protein — MGQAGQQGRSSRSNNLVVPQANAALQQLKYEAAQELGVTIPQDGYYGNYTSRETGSLGGYITKRLVQLAEQQLSGRS, encoded by the coding sequence ATGGGTCAAGCAGGTCAACAAGGTCGTAGCAGCCGTAGTAATAACCTGGTCGTGCCTCAAGCGAATGCAGCGCTGCAGCAGTTGAAATATGAAGCAGCACAAGAGCTTGGAGTAACGATTCCACAAGACGGTTATTATGGTAACTACACTTCCCGCGAAACCGGTTCTTTGGGAGGATACATCACCAAACGTCTGGTACAACTGGCAGAGCAACAACTGTCCGGTCGTTCGTAG
- a CDS encoding M3 family oligoendopeptidase yields MKQPLSLTWELESIFPGGSSSPQFEEFLKQLEADIETLRQQVAASVSPADSESTKSLDSVIELLQSCSGRLIQASEFAGCLGAQNQQDKGAVRLSSKVTGLRAGFEGISSQFDNVLRQTSDAVWTEWMARPEIAPLAFVLSESRDLAREKMSPELESLALELAVDGYHGWSEHYETIVGSIQIPYEDEEGTKQLSAGQAFNKLDDEDPKVRKAMFRKWEEAWGGAADYCADTLNHLAGFRLKLYKGRGWEDVLKEPLDINRMSHTTLDVMWDVITKSKPALVSYLQRKAKLLGMDALAWVDVEAPVGKSSGKIPYDQAAKDIVTQFRKFSPKLADFAEHAFDNNWIEVEDRPAKRPGGFCVSFPESKESRIFMTYSGTPSNVSTLAHELGHAYHSFLLDDQPLFNQNYAMNVAETASTFAEVIVSDAQVKAAADPEEKLALLEAKIQNSVAFFMNIHARFLFETRFYEKRKEGLVNAEELSALMEEAQKEAFCGVLSEYHPHFWASKLHFYITDVPFYNFPYTVGYMFSTGLYRLALEQGASFADKYDNLLRDTGVMTLEDLVSKHLGVDLAEPDFWQGAVDLIVADINEFLAMTN; encoded by the coding sequence ATGAAACAACCATTATCACTGACATGGGAGCTGGAGTCTATTTTTCCGGGCGGTTCATCCTCTCCCCAGTTTGAAGAATTCTTGAAGCAGCTTGAAGCGGATATTGAGACCTTGCGGCAGCAGGTTGCCGCTTCCGTCTCCCCGGCTGATTCCGAATCCACCAAATCCCTGGATTCTGTGATCGAATTGCTGCAGAGCTGCTCCGGACGTCTGATCCAGGCGTCGGAATTTGCCGGCTGCCTGGGTGCCCAGAATCAGCAGGACAAGGGTGCTGTCCGGTTATCCTCCAAAGTGACCGGTTTGCGCGCCGGCTTCGAAGGCATCAGTTCGCAATTTGACAATGTGCTGCGTCAAACGTCGGATGCGGTATGGACGGAGTGGATGGCCCGGCCGGAAATTGCTCCGCTTGCTTTCGTACTAAGCGAAAGCCGTGACTTAGCCCGCGAGAAGATGAGCCCGGAGCTGGAAAGTCTGGCGCTTGAGCTCGCCGTTGACGGATATCATGGCTGGAGCGAGCATTACGAAACGATTGTCGGCTCCATTCAAATCCCGTATGAGGATGAGGAAGGAACCAAACAGTTGTCTGCCGGACAGGCCTTCAATAAGCTGGATGATGAAGATCCGAAAGTACGGAAGGCCATGTTCCGCAAATGGGAGGAAGCCTGGGGCGGAGCCGCGGATTATTGCGCGGATACCCTAAATCATCTGGCAGGATTCCGGCTGAAGTTGTACAAAGGCCGGGGCTGGGAGGATGTGCTGAAGGAGCCGCTTGACATCAACCGCATGTCGCACACAACATTGGACGTGATGTGGGACGTCATTACCAAGAGCAAACCGGCGCTTGTCTCCTACCTCCAGCGCAAAGCCAAACTGCTGGGTATGGACGCACTCGCCTGGGTGGATGTAGAAGCGCCTGTCGGTAAATCCTCCGGCAAAATCCCTTATGATCAGGCAGCAAAAGACATTGTTACGCAATTCCGCAAATTTAGTCCGAAGCTGGCGGATTTCGCTGAGCATGCCTTCGACAATAACTGGATCGAGGTCGAAGATCGTCCGGCCAAACGTCCCGGCGGATTCTGCGTCTCCTTCCCGGAGAGCAAGGAATCCCGCATATTTATGACATACAGCGGCACGCCTTCCAATGTGTCGACATTGGCGCATGAGCTTGGACACGCCTACCACTCTTTCCTGCTGGATGACCAGCCGCTGTTCAACCAGAATTACGCGATGAATGTAGCAGAGACCGCCTCTACCTTCGCAGAAGTCATTGTATCCGATGCACAGGTGAAGGCAGCTGCTGATCCGGAGGAGAAGCTGGCGCTGCTTGAGGCGAAAATTCAGAATAGCGTTGCCTTTTTTATGAACATCCACGCCCGCTTCTTGTTCGAAACCCGCTTTTACGAAAAACGCAAGGAAGGTCTTGTGAACGCGGAAGAGTTGTCGGCACTGATGGAGGAAGCTCAGAAGGAAGCCTTCTGCGGTGTGTTGTCAGAGTATCACCCGCATTTCTGGGCCTCTAAGCTGCATTTCTACATTACAGATGTGCCGTTCTACAATTTCCCTTACACCGTAGGATATATGTTCAGCACGGGATTGTACCGGCTTGCGCTGGAGCAAGGGGCTTCATTCGCTGACAAATATGATAATTTGCTGCGGGATACAGGGGTAATGACACTGGAGGATCTGGTCTCCAAACATCTTGGAGTAGACCTTGCAGAGCCGGATTTCTGGCAGGGAGCCGTAGATCTGATTGTAGCGGATATCAACGAATTTCTTGCAATGACAAACTAA
- a CDS encoding YycC family protein produces the protein MKPLQISPETAITLSKQLGVPLEHLMHMPQHILLQKIAELSKQQSAETDGKAAETPPAEKEEQ, from the coding sequence ATGAAGCCACTGCAAATTTCACCGGAAACGGCTATCACTTTATCCAAACAGCTCGGCGTTCCCCTGGAACACTTGATGCATATGCCTCAACATATCCTGCTGCAAAAGATCGCTGAATTATCGAAGCAGCAAAGCGCTGAGACCGATGGTAAAGCTGCAGAGACGCCGCCAGCTGAGAAGGAAGAGCAATGA
- a CDS encoding DUF2225 domain-containing protein produces the protein MPELIPLYSIKVICCNCEEEFSTSRVRPSLKRAIRRDADFCSYYKEENPDYYVVRVCPKCGFASTENSADKLVDWQRKAFNEQVGTRWKTRDFGEKRSWELALESYKLALICAQSIKDKDRIIASLLHHIAWMYRYQGDSAQEQRFLRYSLDEYVKVFENDGMGGNDARLMYLIGELNRRIGEFHSAVKWFSRLINDQRITDAAMIRAAREQWALLREQMRGEDIDPDTLSAGI, from the coding sequence TTGCCAGAATTAATACCTTTGTACTCGATTAAAGTTATATGCTGCAACTGTGAAGAGGAATTCTCAACCTCACGGGTACGTCCGAGCCTCAAAAGAGCAATACGCCGGGATGCGGATTTCTGCTCCTATTACAAGGAGGAAAATCCGGATTATTATGTTGTGCGTGTCTGTCCGAAATGCGGCTTTGCCTCTACAGAGAACTCTGCCGACAAGCTGGTCGACTGGCAGCGCAAAGCTTTTAATGAGCAGGTGGGGACCCGCTGGAAGACCCGGGATTTCGGGGAGAAGCGCAGCTGGGAGCTCGCACTTGAATCGTACAAGCTTGCATTGATTTGCGCTCAAAGCATCAAGGATAAAGACCGGATTATCGCTAGCCTCCTGCATCATATTGCCTGGATGTACCGCTACCAGGGGGATTCTGCGCAGGAGCAGCGCTTTTTGCGTTATTCGCTGGATGAATATGTAAAGGTGTTTGAGAATGACGGGATGGGTGGAAATGACGCCCGGCTGATGTATCTGATCGGCGAGCTGAACCGCCGTATTGGGGAGTTCCACAGTGCGGTGAAATGGTTCTCACGTCTGATCAACGACCAGAGAATCACCGATGCCGCGATGATCCGGGCTGCGCGCGAGCAGTGGGCCCTGCTGCGCGAACAAATGCGTGGAGAAGATATTGACCCGGACACATTGTCTGCAGGAATCTGA
- a CDS encoding globin domain-containing protein encodes MNPNDSLFDNLGGAEGLHRLVEVFYAKVQLHPQLSPLFPADITPVLEKQYQFLSQFFGGPALYSELHGHPMMRARHMHIPITPAHAEQWLRCMKEALEDTGVQEPLRSFVLSRLAGPAHHFVNMPQE; translated from the coding sequence ATGAATCCAAATGACAGCTTATTCGACAATCTGGGGGGCGCAGAGGGGCTTCACCGTCTGGTTGAAGTATTCTATGCAAAGGTGCAGCTTCATCCGCAGCTGAGCCCGTTATTCCCTGCTGATATTACTCCTGTCCTGGAGAAGCAATATCAATTCCTCAGTCAGTTTTTCGGCGGACCGGCGCTATATTCCGAGCTCCATGGCCATCCGATGATGAGAGCAAGGCATATGCATATTCCTATCACGCCGGCACATGCCGAGCAGTGGCTTAGGTGTATGAAGGAAGCACTGGAGGATACCGGTGTTCAGGAACCGCTGCGTTCATTTGTGCTCAGCCGGCTTGCAGGACCTGCACACCATTTTGTTAACATGCCCCAGGAGTAA
- the ylbJ gene encoding sporulation integral membrane protein YlbJ, whose protein sequence is MLLKKISGPLLGLIFAGCILLMLAHPASALAAALRGLAIWWDVLFPSLFPFFVISEIMLGLGIVHLFGALLDPLMRPMFNIPGSGGFVAAMGYVSGYPVGAKLTAKLREQGLVNRVEGERLVAFTTSSDPIFLLGAVSVGFFHDASLGLVLALAHYGGGLIVGLLMSFHGRKEHTLSAKNQTPPSGQNSRRLRMALSSMAEARRRDGRSFGELLMGAVQSSLLLIIVVGGLVVFFTVLMELLARAGIMSTLFGLTDRILSLAGFPPELSAALVSGLFEVTLGARSAGEATASIPLHFKAAAAAFILSWGGLSVHAQVASILNGTGLRYLPFMLARLVHAFLSAGLLLLLWKPVISSGLSEHWNSLPAASGLAAPASAFVSSLSLLGLLLGGALLLSLLIMLSGIAARTWRRH, encoded by the coding sequence ATGCTCTTGAAGAAGATTTCCGGCCCCCTGCTAGGTCTCATCTTTGCCGGCTGCATCCTGCTGATGCTGGCTCATCCGGCAAGCGCTCTGGCTGCAGCGTTGCGCGGGCTGGCCATCTGGTGGGACGTGCTGTTCCCCTCTTTGTTTCCGTTCTTTGTCATTTCCGAAATCATGCTCGGCCTCGGCATAGTTCATCTCTTCGGTGCGCTGCTGGACCCTTTGATGCGTCCGATGTTCAATATTCCCGGCAGCGGCGGATTTGTGGCGGCCATGGGATATGTATCAGGATATCCAGTTGGTGCCAAATTAACCGCAAAGCTGCGGGAACAGGGCCTGGTCAACCGGGTGGAAGGGGAGCGCCTCGTTGCGTTCACCACCTCCTCCGATCCTATTTTTCTGCTGGGTGCCGTATCGGTCGGTTTTTTTCATGATGCTTCTTTAGGACTAGTCCTGGCGCTTGCCCATTACGGAGGGGGCTTGATCGTAGGCCTGCTGATGTCCTTCCATGGACGGAAAGAACATACATTGTCCGCTAAAAATCAGACTCCCCCTAGTGGACAAAACTCCAGGCGGCTGCGCATGGCACTGAGCTCCATGGCCGAAGCCCGGCGCAGGGACGGGCGGAGCTTCGGCGAGCTGCTTATGGGTGCTGTGCAATCCTCACTGCTGCTTATTATTGTCGTAGGAGGGCTGGTTGTATTCTTCACCGTGCTGATGGAGCTGCTGGCCCGCGCCGGAATCATGTCGACACTGTTCGGACTGACAGACCGTATTCTCTCTCTGGCAGGGTTCCCGCCTGAATTGTCGGCGGCTCTGGTCAGCGGCCTGTTCGAGGTTACCCTGGGCGCCCGTTCAGCCGGTGAGGCGACGGCTTCAATTCCGCTGCATTTCAAAGCAGCTGCAGCTGCTTTTATTCTCTCCTGGGGCGGATTATCCGTACATGCCCAGGTCGCAAGCATCCTGAATGGCACAGGACTGCGTTATCTCCCCTTCATGCTTGCCAGACTGGTTCACGCCTTTCTGTCAGCGGGCTTGCTGCTGCTGCTCTGGAAGCCCGTCATAAGCTCCGGGTTGTCAGAGCATTGGAATTCACTGCCTGCCGCTTCCGGGCTTGCTGCTCCCGCCTCTGCTTTCGTCTCCAGTCTAAGCCTGCTTGGCCTGCTGCTGGGTGGGGCTTTGCTGCTGTCGCTGCTTATAATGCTATCCGGCATAGCAGCGCGCACATGGCGGCGGCATTAA
- a CDS encoding NAD kinase, whose protein sequence is MRYYVLDRGDELSIKLAEQFHKLAAERNLELDAESPEIVISIGGDGTMLHAFHTFIDQIPNLAFVGVHTGHLGFYADWQAEELPTLIDYMCGVGDSMPHKPRIVQYPLLELEIHKKSGSTSHIALNEFTLKGVDGTVVIQVDINDVTFEMFRGDGLCLSTPSGSTAYNKSLGGAMVHPSIEALQIAEIASINNRVFRTMGSPLLLPKHHHCDIFSRKDQRLLLTIDHNNIPVDDLVSVRCQVSDKKISFARYRPFPFWNRVREAFLV, encoded by the coding sequence TTGAGATATTATGTTCTGGACCGCGGAGACGAATTGTCCATTAAACTTGCGGAGCAATTTCACAAGCTGGCGGCGGAGCGGAACCTGGAGCTGGATGCCGAATCTCCTGAAATCGTCATTTCCATTGGCGGTGACGGAACTATGCTGCACGCTTTTCATACTTTTATCGATCAGATTCCCAATTTGGCTTTTGTAGGTGTGCATACCGGACATTTGGGCTTCTATGCGGATTGGCAAGCGGAAGAGCTTCCGACACTGATCGACTATATGTGCGGAGTGGGTGACTCCATGCCACATAAACCGCGTATCGTGCAGTATCCGCTGCTAGAACTGGAAATTCATAAAAAATCAGGTTCCACCTCGCATATTGCCCTGAATGAGTTCACCCTTAAAGGTGTTGACGGAACGGTGGTCATCCAGGTTGACATTAATGACGTTACCTTCGAGATGTTCCGCGGCGATGGCTTATGCCTCTCCACGCCATCAGGCAGCACCGCCTACAACAAAAGTCTTGGAGGTGCTATGGTACATCCGTCGATTGAAGCGCTGCAAATTGCCGAAATTGCATCGATCAACAATCGTGTGTTCCGTACGATGGGTTCGCCGTTGCTGCTGCCCAAGCATCATCACTGCGACATCTTTTCCCGCAAAGACCAGCGCCTGCTGCTGACGATTGACCATAACAATATTCCAGTGGATGACCTGGTCTCCGTCCGTTGCCAGGTATCCGACAAAAAAATCAGCTTTGCCAGATACCGCCCGTTTCCTTTCTGGAACCGTGTCCGTGAAGCCTTTCTGGTCTAG
- a CDS encoding copper amine oxidase N-terminal domain-containing protein, with amino-acid sequence MKKLISLLGTSLLALVLAVPAFAAEQPIKVYINGSNVSFTAGTPYLKNNTVLVPFRVIFEKLGLQVLYNAQTGTINGTSSSLKLSLKIGSNRATLNGTVKKMSTAPLSIGGTTYIPLRFIAEATGGTAVWDSGSRSVKIKAAVSTVTDEKDITALIHLANQYYNTEQASRFYSLVDAGEDVTGMVADMDSSFELYDVKNTIESLKVLQIQGNEATAVTVEKAVRTGGVYIPDENIEYLYELVRKDGKWKIASMEVQDRTVLLTREQGMTAAVLPQATATTIKDKLSKYYQYMSAENTDAISALMTSYGEEYDAATKSDMQDYFDTYDHRYTLDNSNIFYYSNEEAAVYAETTIKDADSGESYKQSLIFLFVKSEEGAWTVDETYNLSFDGDQS; translated from the coding sequence TTGAAAAAATTAATATCTTTATTAGGCACCAGCCTGTTGGCACTTGTGCTGGCAGTCCCCGCTTTTGCTGCAGAACAACCGATTAAGGTCTATATTAACGGCAGCAATGTTTCATTCACTGCGGGTACTCCTTACCTTAAGAATAATACTGTACTCGTTCCTTTCCGTGTCATCTTCGAAAAGCTTGGACTTCAGGTGCTCTATAATGCCCAGACGGGAACCATCAACGGCACCAGCTCCTCGCTTAAGCTCAGCCTCAAAATCGGCAGCAACCGGGCTACCCTGAACGGAACCGTCAAAAAAATGAGTACAGCGCCCCTCTCCATCGGCGGCACTACTTATATTCCTTTGCGTTTCATTGCTGAAGCTACCGGCGGCACAGCCGTCTGGGACTCTGGCAGCAGAAGCGTCAAGATCAAAGCCGCTGTGTCCACTGTCACCGACGAGAAGGATATTACGGCCTTAATTCATTTGGCCAATCAATATTATAATACTGAACAAGCCAGTCGCTTTTATTCGCTTGTGGATGCAGGTGAGGACGTTACGGGAATGGTAGCCGATATGGATTCATCCTTTGAGCTGTATGATGTCAAGAATACAATAGAAAGCCTCAAGGTGCTGCAAATCCAGGGAAATGAAGCGACTGCCGTCACGGTTGAGAAAGCTGTTCGAACCGGCGGCGTTTATATTCCTGACGAGAACATTGAATATTTGTATGAGCTCGTCCGTAAGGACGGGAAATGGAAGATCGCCTCGATGGAGGTGCAAGACAGAACGGTGCTCCTGACCCGTGAACAGGGAATGACAGCAGCAGTGCTGCCGCAAGCTACAGCAACAACCATCAAAGATAAACTCAGCAAGTATTATCAATATATGAGCGCTGAGAATACGGATGCTATCTCCGCCCTGATGACCTCATACGGGGAGGAGTACGATGCGGCAACAAAGTCGGATATGCAGGACTATTTTGATACCTATGATCACCGCTATACACTGGATAACTCGAATATCTTCTATTATTCTAACGAAGAAGCCGCTGTGTATGCGGAAACCACCATTAAGGATGCCGATAGCGGGGAGAGCTACAAGCAGTCACTCATCTTCCTCTTTGTGAAGTCAGAAGAAGGTGCGTGGACGGTTGACGAAACCTATAACCTTAGCTTTGATGGTGATCAATCATAA
- a CDS encoding S41 family peptidase: MKSGKIMSAVLSGCLAFSLLLAPAASAAESAQTDSNTEIINEIMDYIESYNVEGVDKDTLIRGAIDGMIYTLNDPYSMYLDSDEAAEFQHQLELEYVGIGFSLARNGNEVYIEEITPRSPAEQAGLKRGDVLLKINGTAIDDLEADPFSAAPGSKLTLTVNRSGAAKSVNVTLKSMVTTSVTGKIVGQKIAYIALSGFTQNADKEFSAMLDKMRAAGMKSLVLDLRNNGGGYIDVAKNITAKFMESGIMMYTSDQSGALTPEIIKGGSKIGVPVVVLTNENSASASEALTGALRDNKIATIVGTRTYGKARIQNLVPVSNGGELKLTTLKYLTPNKEDFNQIGLKPDIEVQSKTAQLITALQIAGMTNITASGDNHILNINGSPFAGNVGLLKQGDKVYASARVLATLVESDVTWDAKNKKVLVTNGAGSISSFALASKEALSQNDETYIELNAFKKKFPALTWSYDAALKQLKLSVK, encoded by the coding sequence ATGAAATCCGGTAAAATCATGTCGGCCGTTCTTAGCGGCTGTCTTGCGTTCTCCCTCCTCTTAGCACCTGCTGCTTCAGCGGCAGAGAGCGCACAGACCGATTCAAACACGGAAATTATTAACGAAATTATGGACTATATTGAATCCTACAACGTGGAAGGGGTAGACAAGGATACCCTGATCCGTGGTGCAATTGACGGAATGATCTATACGCTCAATGATCCTTACAGCATGTACCTCGACAGTGACGAAGCCGCTGAATTTCAACATCAGCTTGAGCTTGAATATGTCGGTATCGGTTTTTCGCTGGCGAGAAATGGGAATGAAGTGTACATTGAAGAAATCACCCCCCGTTCTCCCGCCGAACAAGCGGGTCTGAAACGTGGTGACGTTCTTCTGAAGATCAACGGTACGGCCATCGATGATCTTGAGGCCGATCCCTTTAGCGCAGCGCCGGGCAGCAAGCTGACCCTAACAGTCAACCGAAGCGGAGCGGCCAAATCCGTTAACGTAACCCTGAAAAGTATGGTAACAACCTCTGTCACCGGCAAAATTGTCGGCCAGAAAATCGCCTACATCGCATTAAGCGGCTTCACGCAAAATGCCGACAAGGAATTCTCCGCTATGCTGGATAAGATGCGGGCAGCTGGGATGAAATCGCTCGTGTTGGATCTGCGCAATAACGGAGGCGGCTATATTGATGTTGCCAAGAACATTACCGCCAAGTTTATGGAGTCGGGCATTATGATGTACACCTCCGACCAAAGTGGCGCTCTGACTCCGGAAATTATAAAGGGTGGCAGTAAAATCGGCGTGCCTGTCGTCGTCCTGACGAATGAAAACTCCGCCAGTGCCTCCGAAGCCTTGACCGGCGCTCTGCGCGATAATAAGATCGCGACTATCGTCGGTACCCGCACATACGGCAAAGCCAGAATTCAAAACCTTGTGCCCGTATCCAACGGCGGAGAACTAAAGCTCACGACTTTAAAGTACCTGACCCCGAACAAGGAGGACTTTAACCAGATCGGCCTGAAGCCGGATATTGAAGTCCAAAGCAAAACCGCGCAGCTGATTACCGCCCTGCAAATTGCCGGAATGACCAACATTACTGCGTCCGGAGATAACCATATTCTGAACATCAATGGAAGTCCTTTTGCCGGAAATGTCGGTCTCTTGAAGCAAGGAGACAAGGTTTATGCTTCGGCACGCGTGCTGGCCACCCTTGTCGAGAGCGATGTTACTTGGGATGCCAAGAACAAGAAAGTGCTCGTCACGAACGGAGCCGGCAGCATCTCCAGCTTCGCCTTAGCCTCCAAAGAAGCCCTTTCCCAGAATGATGAGACCTACATTGAACTCAATGCATTCAAGAAGAAATTCCCTGCGCTAACCTGGAGCTACGACGCCGCACTCAAACAGTTGAAATTATCCGTTAAATAG
- a CDS encoding YutD family protein — MEERQRSPLLSDFNRMAVKMKKSDNYSGRKFEIPRNGGLSTPPLPLCKRKAGDTRLIVIGGKGYELMLDHKDGWNPEAFRGRYSEVLDRYDYIIGDWGYSQLRLKGFYRDNHPKVNRDTAISGMVDYINEYCNFGCAYFVLHKLKEQPKEGTFKDILIKEIPEPALEEDLEQEPAEPDAVIKEQRESKSSYSNPARDKGTGGNGRDHSSKDRPVREHQSRNHRNKDKKGNKDFQGRQQQNQQSPQNPQNPQNPPQNSSN; from the coding sequence TTGGAGGAGCGCCAGCGTTCGCCTTTGTTGTCCGATTTCAACCGCATGGCGGTTAAGATGAAGAAATCGGACAACTACAGCGGCCGGAAATTCGAAATTCCGCGGAACGGCGGCTTATCAACGCCCCCGCTCCCATTATGCAAAAGAAAGGCAGGCGACACACGCTTGATCGTTATAGGTGGAAAAGGCTACGAGCTCATGTTGGATCATAAGGACGGCTGGAATCCGGAGGCGTTTCGCGGGAGATACAGCGAGGTGCTGGACCGTTACGATTATATTATCGGTGACTGGGGATACAGCCAATTACGTCTGAAAGGCTTTTACCGGGACAACCATCCGAAGGTGAACCGGGATACAGCTATTTCAGGTATGGTGGATTACATTAATGAATACTGCAATTTCGGCTGTGCCTATTTTGTTCTGCATAAATTGAAAGAGCAGCCGAAGGAAGGCACATTCAAGGATATCTTGATTAAAGAAATACCGGAGCCGGCGCTGGAGGAAGACCTTGAACAAGAGCCGGCTGAACCGGATGCTGTAATTAAAGAGCAGCGGGAATCGAAATCTTCTTACTCTAACCCGGCCCGGGACAAGGGTACTGGCGGAAACGGCAGGGATCATTCGTCTAAGGATAGACCTGTGCGGGAACATCAAAGCCGGAACCACCGGAATAAAGACAAAAAAGGCAATAAAGATTTTCAGGGCAGACAGCAGCAGAACCAGCAAAGCCCGCAGAACCCGCAGAATCCACAGAACCCGCCCCAGAATTCTTCAAACTAA
- the lipA gene encoding lipoyl synthase, translated as MTNRTAKQPKPDWIKIKLTTGDNYQDIKGMMRSKTLHTVCEEARCPNIYECWANRTATFMILGDICTRACRFCAVNTGLPTELDLLEPERVAEAAEGMKLNHCVVTSVARDDLKDGGAAIFAETVAAIRRRLPLCSVEVLIPDFLGDRDSLEIVMNSRPDILNHNIETVERMSDRVRARAKYRRSLELLRRAKEIKPDIPTKSSIMLGVGEEWDEILQAMDDLRAADCDILTLGQYLQPSPKHLNVEKYYPPEQFALLKEEGLKRGFSHVEAGPLVRSSYRAHEQVKSAAKAREERSVSQ; from the coding sequence TTGACTAATAGAACAGCCAAACAACCCAAGCCGGACTGGATTAAAATCAAGTTAACAACCGGTGATAATTATCAGGATATTAAAGGCATGATGCGATCCAAAACTTTACATACCGTATGTGAGGAAGCACGTTGTCCCAATATTTATGAATGCTGGGCGAACCGTACGGCTACATTTATGATCCTGGGAGACATTTGTACACGGGCCTGCCGTTTCTGCGCCGTGAATACAGGTCTGCCCACGGAGCTGGACCTGCTGGAGCCGGAGCGTGTTGCTGAAGCTGCAGAAGGCATGAAGCTTAACCATTGTGTGGTGACAAGCGTGGCCCGCGATGACTTGAAGGATGGCGGTGCGGCGATTTTTGCCGAGACTGTTGCTGCTATTCGAAGACGTCTTCCGCTATGCAGTGTGGAAGTACTGATCCCGGATTTTCTCGGAGACCGGGACAGCCTGGAAATTGTAATGAACAGCCGCCCGGACATCCTAAACCATAATATAGAGACGGTAGAGCGGATGTCGGACCGTGTGCGGGCCAGAGCCAAGTACCGCCGCTCTCTGGAGCTGCTGCGCCGGGCGAAGGAGATCAAACCAGATATTCCTACCAAATCCAGCATCATGCTAGGCGTTGGAGAGGAATGGGACGAAATACTTCAGGCGATGGATGATCTGCGGGCGGCAGATTGTGATATATTGACATTAGGGCAATACCTGCAGCCTTCCCCTAAGCATTTAAATGTGGAGAAATATTATCCGCCGGAGCAATTTGCTTTGCTGAAGGAAGAAGGACTGAAACGGGGCTTCAGTCATGTGGAAGCGGGTCCGCTCGTCCGCAGCTCTTATCGTGCGCATGAGCAGGTCAAGTCCGCTGCAAAAGCCCGTGAGGAGCGTTCAGTTTCACAGTAA